One Methylosarcina fibrata AML-C10 DNA segment encodes these proteins:
- a CDS encoding glycoside hydrolase family 15 protein: protein MNSTPNDKLDAYFRQVQDIILSRQDWVTGLLPASTAVTVHGNYTDAWVRDNVYSILAAWGLSLAYRRAGGGSGRAYLLEQSVVKLMRGLLTAMMRQAPKVERFKHTQNPMDALHAKYDTKTGFAVVGDHEWGHLQLDATSLFLLMLAQMTASGLRIVFTLDEVNFVQNLVHYVSRTYRTPDYGIWERGNKINHGIAELNASSIGMAKAALEALSEFNLFGRDGGQASVIHVISDDVARSRITLESLLPRESTSKEVDSAVLSITGFPAFAVDNEAVRSKTEALILEKLEGRYGCKRFLLDGHQTVIEDHHRLYYDPHELKQFMDVECEWPLFFCYLLLNHLFAGNLEAAANYRGKLESLLVERDGQFLLPELYLVPKDAVAAEKARPHSQLRVPNENIPLVWAQSLFLLGCLIQDGLLTIEDVDPLGRHKAVRKPCSRLQMALLAQDEAVQKDLLECGIQAQTLAEIPAIQIREADELADAYTQVGRNDRIGLTGRPLRMLRTLATSKLYILSGRQLAFFPQSLNQKGFYLAMDNRLLIQRLRLELAYIHRHWDRAGHPLIVIGIKQNMLQADNRDVLIEFIRELQQGTVNRIPVRLGNLSEFTGSSSHEKIDYLHDFEFSKVSREETERPFFQALPYDAAPSAPLDTLLSSEWEISDDQVLIEQLKVNANLYVQLEALSQLEHRHGLDHGIDLPAPDGGHCTVRDLLEEVYRRAGDQHAWYPVRRCAGLLGKYDINLEQAATDILVRQHLLTVGRAYSGRATLTRPTDSSEILQIIRAFNNNNPNEIIIVQELILYLGMLIKAKPELFDDMHTVRVGQILQLMLARQQRETGCTMDQAFNDILFLSPYQLSKRVEETLANYSHTKHQLGQMETMQYEGEFQDLDGARFSKALDAAMPGETADWYDWREQQGSVGRENDAFFASVWKILHHCKGLMIGDKLNSKRRLDSDTILSHMTSGERSFKLHVNHLLNKIQAPVYRQLTVEAIGAIASLFRDNTVHIDDTLVIDVIIGHAVRICWLESHPEYNDHYEEQISIAWQAFYQLPPHRVANGIQDALVHLLNNSNTRKREVEYDSSR, encoded by the coding sequence TCTACAGCATTCTGGCCGCCTGGGGATTGTCCCTGGCTTACCGGCGCGCGGGCGGCGGAAGCGGCCGGGCGTATCTGCTCGAACAAAGCGTCGTCAAATTGATGCGCGGATTGCTGACCGCGATGATGCGCCAGGCGCCGAAAGTGGAAAGATTCAAGCATACCCAGAATCCGATGGACGCGCTTCACGCCAAATACGACACCAAGACCGGTTTCGCCGTGGTCGGGGATCACGAATGGGGGCATCTGCAATTGGACGCGACCTCCCTGTTTTTGCTGATGCTGGCGCAAATGACGGCTTCCGGTTTGCGCATCGTGTTCACCCTGGACGAAGTCAATTTTGTGCAGAACCTGGTCCATTACGTCAGTCGGACTTATCGCACGCCCGATTACGGCATCTGGGAGCGCGGCAATAAAATCAACCACGGCATCGCCGAACTCAACGCGAGCTCCATCGGCATGGCCAAGGCAGCTCTCGAAGCCTTGTCGGAATTCAATCTGTTCGGCCGGGACGGCGGCCAGGCGTCCGTGATCCACGTGATCAGCGACGACGTCGCCCGCTCCCGGATTACGCTGGAGTCGCTGCTGCCGCGGGAGTCGACGTCCAAGGAAGTCGACTCGGCCGTGCTGAGCATTACCGGTTTTCCGGCTTTTGCCGTCGATAACGAGGCCGTCCGCAGTAAAACCGAAGCGCTGATTCTGGAAAAGCTGGAAGGCCGCTACGGCTGCAAGCGATTCTTGCTGGACGGCCATCAGACCGTCATCGAAGACCATCATCGCCTGTATTACGATCCCCACGAATTGAAACAGTTCATGGACGTCGAATGCGAATGGCCGCTGTTCTTCTGCTATTTACTGTTGAATCATCTGTTTGCCGGAAACCTGGAAGCGGCGGCGAACTACCGCGGCAAACTGGAAAGCCTGCTGGTCGAACGGGACGGACAATTCCTGCTGCCCGAACTGTATCTTGTCCCGAAGGACGCCGTCGCGGCGGAAAAAGCCCGGCCGCACAGCCAGCTTCGCGTTCCGAACGAGAATATCCCGCTGGTCTGGGCGCAGAGTCTGTTCCTGCTGGGTTGTCTGATTCAGGACGGTCTGCTGACGATCGAAGACGTCGATCCTCTGGGCCGGCACAAGGCGGTCCGGAAGCCTTGCAGCCGCCTGCAGATGGCGCTTTTAGCCCAGGACGAGGCGGTGCAGAAGGACTTGCTCGAGTGCGGCATTCAAGCGCAAACGCTGGCGGAAATTCCGGCCATCCAGATCAGGGAAGCGGACGAGCTGGCCGATGCCTATACCCAGGTCGGCCGCAACGACCGTATCGGCTTGACCGGACGGCCGCTTCGCATGCTGCGCACGCTGGCGACTTCCAAGCTGTACATCCTGTCCGGCCGGCAACTGGCGTTCTTCCCGCAGTCCCTCAACCAGAAAGGCTTTTATCTGGCCATGGACAACCGCTTGCTGATTCAGCGCCTGCGGCTGGAACTGGCCTACATCCATCGGCACTGGGACCGGGCGGGCCATCCTCTGATCGTCATCGGCATCAAACAGAACATGTTGCAGGCGGACAATCGGGACGTGCTGATCGAATTCATCCGAGAGTTACAGCAAGGCACGGTCAACCGCATTCCCGTTCGTCTGGGCAATTTGAGCGAGTTTACCGGCAGCTCCAGCCACGAAAAGATCGACTACCTGCACGACTTCGAATTCTCGAAAGTCTCCCGTGAAGAGACGGAGCGGCCTTTCTTTCAGGCCCTGCCTTACGATGCCGCGCCGTCCGCCCCGCTGGACACCCTGTTGTCGAGCGAGTGGGAAATCAGCGACGATCAGGTGCTGATTGAGCAACTGAAAGTCAATGCCAATCTCTACGTGCAACTGGAAGCTTTGAGTCAACTGGAGCATCGGCACGGTCTCGACCACGGCATCGATTTGCCGGCGCCGGACGGCGGACACTGCACCGTGCGCGACCTGCTGGAAGAAGTGTATCGGCGGGCCGGGGATCAGCATGCCTGGTATCCGGTCCGGCGTTGCGCCGGTCTGCTCGGCAAATACGACATCAACCTGGAGCAGGCGGCGACCGACATTCTGGTGCGCCAGCATCTGTTGACGGTCGGGCGCGCCTACAGCGGCCGGGCCACCTTGACGCGTCCGACCGATTCCTCGGAAATTCTGCAGATCATCCGCGCCTTCAACAATAACAATCCCAACGAAATCATCATCGTTCAGGAGTTGATCCTGTATCTGGGCATGCTGATCAAGGCCAAGCCGGAATTGTTCGACGACATGCACACGGTCCGAGTGGGGCAAATACTTCAGTTGATGCTGGCCCGGCAACAGCGCGAGACGGGTTGCACGATGGACCAGGCCTTTAACGACATCCTGTTTCTGTCGCCGTACCAACTGTCGAAAAGAGTCGAGGAAACGCTGGCCAATTACAGCCATACGAAGCATCAGTTGGGACAGATGGAAACGATGCAGTACGAAGGAGAATTTCAGGACCTCGACGGCGCGCGTTTTTCCAAGGCCCTGGATGCCGCCATGCCCGGCGAAACGGCGGACTGGTACGACTGGCGCGAACAGCAGGGCAGCGTCGGCCGGGAAAACGACGCTTTCTTCGCCAGCGTCTGGAAAATTCTGCATCACTGCAAAGGGCTGATGATCGGCGACAAGCTGAACAGCAAACGGCGCCTGGACAGCGATACGATCCTGTCGCACATGACGTCGGGGGAACGATCCTTCAAATTGCACGTCAACCATTTACTCAATAAAATTCAGGCTCCGGTCTATCGCCAGTTGACGGTGGAGGCGATCGGAGCGATCGCCTCGCTTTTTCGGGACAATACGGTCCATATCGATGATACTCTGGTCATCGACGTGATCATCGGGCATGCGGTCCGGATTTGCTGGCTGGAATCGCATCCCGAGTATAATGATCATTATGAAGAGCAGATCTCGATTGCGTGGCAGGCTTTCTATCAATTGCCGCCGCATCGGGTCGCCAACGGCATCCAGGATGCCCTGGTTCATTTATTAAACAACAGCAACACGAGGAAAAGAGAGGTTGAGTATGATTCTAGCAGGTGA